aacacgttcCGACTAAaatggctggttggctggaagtgaatgtaaacaaacaatatCTCAACAAGATGTCAagtgacgatgacgattgcgatcaaaatcatcaaatcatcacaagtattcaatcctcaccaacaacaccctgcatagagggaagcagtaatcggagagtggcagcttTCTCATCGAACGCCAATTTGCGTTTAATTTAATTGCTCTAGaattcatctttttccctcaccaactccaaaatcttATCGACATCAACACCAcattttcatacctttctccgtGACCTCACAAggtaaacaaagtcgcaaatcgactggtTTTCAAGTGACTAGGCACCGTTATTCAATCGAAAACTCTACCaatttgcaatttcagtcgcaaattgacgTGTGAACCCTTTAACCAGACATGCCCGGAATTCACGTATCAAAATCTGCGTCCGGGGccggatttttttttaaattcctCAAATGTTCGGAATCTTAGCTTCCATcaatgacttaaaaaaaaaaaaaaaaaaaatcatattcctATAGGTTGCAgtggtggaagagaaaaaactgCTTTAGTCTGGTTTCACTCAAGATTAACGTGTATGGATCTTGTATGGAATCATTACTTAATCATCTCACGTTACACTTGTTTGAGGTCTTGTGACCTTGTTACTGCAGCAAAGGTTaataaattgttgttgttgttgttttttattaattaacatGCTTTCCAATATTCTATCAGATGTTAGTAAAAACGTCTGTTGAACACTAAAGGGTTAATATATGAAAACCCTTTTATTTTGTGTAATGTATGCAGTCAAACCCTTATGGGAAGCAGTTAGCAAATAACATACCAATACAGTGATTGTTAAGTGCTCATATGTCATGTCCCAACATACAAACtccataaaataataaataaatcccATAATTCCAGAATACTAATGAAAAGCTTACCCTTACTTCTTACTTCAACATAGAAAAACACCCAGATAGATTAAAAACAACGTATGTActacaaaagaacaaaataactaAAACCCATAAATACCAACAATCATGCCATGGTAATAACAAATATTATATTCATGATATAAGAATGACAACACattatcctttcattcttttactaaataaagagcagaaaagaaacaatagatgaaaaaaaaaaaaaaaaaaaaaaaaaaaaaaatgctgtaatAAAATATCCCCTGACAGAAAGggagactatatatatatatatatatatatatatatatatatatatatatatatatatatatatatatatatatatatatatatatatatccattattttcttgtttaagaatgggtgagagaagaggaggaagggaaaatatacaTCTTTACCATCTGCTCCCTTGTTACATTGTGTTGGGGAAGAGAAAGTAGTGGGATGaatgtatcaccaccaccactagttcaAGAAGGGTCAAAGTAGAGGACGGGAAATTTACCACCCCTCTGTTACAAGGCattgggaaagagaaagagcaggGAGGAATATATCTCCACCATCTTCTCCATGGCCTGCACCTCCTCCAGCAGCTCTCGACATGTCATCCCACACAGGGCCACAAGCACTTCCACTACACACCTGTAGCTCCTGGGCAGGCCACTCCACACCTGTTTCCACTTGTCCTTGGTGATGTCAAGCCCCTGCCACATCCTGTAGGCCGGCACTGGGACAAACAGGGTGTGGCTTAGTACCGTTGCTGAGGTGCCATCCTTCAGAAGTTGGTCCAGAGACTCATGTGCAAGGATGGATGAATTGctggaggtgtgggaggaggtggaacTTGTAATGGCATCCTCGTCGTCAGATGAAAGTGACGTGCTGGGATgtgcttcttttttcctccatggaTATACTTTGTCCTCAGGGGAATGTGGAATTGTGTAAGGTATGCCTGTGTTTCTCCTCTGGCTCCCGTCCTCTTCTCCAGGAGGATATCTGCTCTTGGATGAGGTATCTTTTTCTATTGGCATATACAAGAAATTGGTACTTTTATTTGTACTTCTGTTCATGCCCTTTCTCATAAGATCCTTTGTAATGTGAGATCTTTGACCCCTAGTATACTCTGAAGCACATGAGACACCAGAGCCTTTATTTTCACCCTTTGCTGtagtcttgttcttatttttcccagCTGGTACACTAAAgccttcactgttttcctttGCCTGGTTCTTGTACACAGGAAAATAACCTCCATGCAGAAATTTGAAGTTCCTTGAGTTTCTCTTAATAATGTGGGCTCCTTTGTCATAGTtgatcctttcttcctccttatggCTACAGATTTCAGCTGAAATAAGTGTGCAATGCCTTTCATGACTATTCTTGGGTTTGTTAATGTTTCTGTTCTGTGGAGGGAAGTCTTCAGTGTTCTTGTGACAGCACCCTTCCCTGTGTTGCTTTCCCTGgctagatttttttctttccttcatgctgtTCCTCTTTCCATACTTTGTGGTGCAATTTGGAATGTGATTTTTTCCACATTGTTCTTCCATACATGAGTCTTTTCTATCCATCaagttgtatttttgtttaccCCATGAGTACATGCTCTGAGTGTGCACACAATTCCAGTCTCTCCAATACTGGTCTTTTTTGTCTAACCTTTTCATATTCTTGCACTGACATACTTTCCCATTCCTTATGTAAGATTTTTGACTACTGGTATGGCATCTCTTTCTCCCTGATGTGGCTAAGGAGTCTTGTCTATATTGTAGAGCCCTGCATAGACTGGCTGCAGGAGTAGACTTAACCTGAACACCCACACATGAAGAGCTATTGTTTACTAGATCTGATGTGTTCACTGTATGCCTTTCATCCAACACACCTCTCATCCCCTGAGAACTCCCTGTTGCTACAGAATGAGTGTGCTTCCTTTCCCTATGGCGAGTGTTTGCAGTGGCCTTTGTATAatgcctcctcttcccatctGGCTTCAGGGGGAGTGGACAGAGGGAGTGTGGGTATTTGACTGGCTTGAGACATAAGCTGGAGCCATGTTCCTTGAGTTGCTGCTGTATTTGGTGGAGGTGTTGTGTCCAAAACAGTTGTGTCGAGGAAAAGGTTGTCTGTAGCAGCTCCTGTGCCCTCTGATGGTTAAAGACAGGATATGtaagatttttattttcctatagcAAATGTAGTGGTAGAACATTAGATTATCTGGTAGTCAGAACTGAAggaatttatctaatttacttcCACTGTGCTTTTTGTTTCCTATCAATTTCAAGTATTTTGACTTTCAACACTTTACTTTATTCAGATTTCATTACTGTTTCCTTATCACACACCTGACAATTTACATCCTATATAGATTAGcaaaattatttcacataaaGCCTTCCACATTTTGGTTTTCAGATTTTTAAATATCTCAACAAGTCTTCATTCTATAGTAACAATTAACATGACAAGAAAGGCATTTTCATCCACCATTACCCTCAGAAGCCTTGTGGAGGATTCTTGTTGGTGCCTATGCctcgtggtggaggaggaggaggaggaggtgtatctCTCTACGTATCTCTCCAGGGTGCCAAGTAGAGGATCATGTGGAGCACTCAATGCTATGATGTGAGCCTGCCACAGCTTCTCCAGAGGCAGACCCAGGCCCTCCAGCTGTCTCCTCATGTTTGGATAGTTTTCAAGGTCTGCAAGGAGAATGGTATGACTAGAGCTGCTttgggcagtgtgtgtgtgtgtgtgtgtgtgtgtgtgtgtgtgtgtgtgtgtgtgtgtgtgtgtgtgtgtgtgtgtgtgtgtgtgtgtgtgtgtgtgtgtgtgtgtgtgtgtagtgttgttgctattgtatGGATGGTAAAAGTGTGTTTCAGtgtaagagtgaaagaaaacaaacaaacaaacaaatacacacacacacacacacacacacacacacagaagactcctatggaaaatagaacatatCGGAGGAACacagggaaatatcttaaaatggatgaaagacttcttaatagataagaaaatgaggccAATGATAAGAGACACTCCATCAAGTTGGAGCACAGTTACTAGTGGcgtaccacagggttcagtgctggcacaaattatgttccaggtatatatCAACGATACAAAAAAGGATCTGAGTAGTTATATAAATTTGTCTGTGGACGATACAAAACTTTTAAGAGTACTAAGGAACATTGAAaactgtatggaattgcagaaagatattgacaagataTGGAAGTGTAGCCATgaatggaaattagaatttaataccaggaaGTGCCATGCAATGGatatgggtaaaagtaatagaagacctgtGTGAAtacaaaaagatagaaaagattataatgaaaaggagtggagagaaagacctgggagtgataatacaagacaccctgactccagaaagacaaataaatggtTTTTGCCTCAACATACAGGACATTAACAAATATCAGGGTgccattcaattacatggataagagtatgatgaaaagatcataatcactatgataagaccaagactataatatgcagcagtggtgtggtcataCAGGCAGAAGGACATTAAGAAATTGGAAAGAATTCCAaggattgctacaaagatggtgccagaaataaaggattttctctatgaagagagactgaaggaaagaacTACCAATTTTGCAAGatagacgggaaagaggagatctaataatgatgtataagttagtaaactgtatggaaaggatagatagacaagacctggtatcactgatggaggatggagatagacgaacatgaggacactccaagatcatgaaaagtcagtgtttgaggaacattaaaaagtttagtttccatataggacagtggacatctggaataaATTGAGataagagattgtagcagcagaaagtgtgtacaaatttaaggaaaaagttggataaatgtagatatggagacaggtcactatgagccccattcgaaccctgtaatatacaactaaggaaatacaactaggtaaatacacacacacacgggaatagAGGCAGCAGGATCAGTACTGCAGAAGGTCAGTAGGTGTGCAAGATCAGCCATCAGTTTGGTCTCCAATGGCTTGGCAAGCACTGGTGGAGGAGCAATGGCCTCACACAGAGGGTTCACCTGCCTGCTGAGCCATGCCACCTCCACTAGGTACCTGGCAATGGGTAGAGGTAGAAAGTGTCTGATTGCAAGCTGCTCTACTTTACACAGTCTTGGGGCATAGAAGAAAAGACTatgcaggaggagagagaaaggcattaAGGAATAGTGAAATAAAGGAACACTACTATTGTATTTCCAAATGCTTCAGTGCTTCATATAGTGAATATTTAGTGACAGAAAGCAAGAATGGTAAcaatgtaaaaggaagaaaaaaaagatagtaaaaTAGACCAATTACTTTTACATGTGTACTGTATTTCATTTATGCATCATAAAagacaggagaagagaagagaaatagaacacAGCCTTAATGAAAAGACACTGTAGAAGAaactaaaaaacaataaatgagaatacaaacaaatacataTGCATTATTATACTGACAAAATTCATCCAGTTGTCCAGCTGAAGGAGCAAAAATATCAATATTAATACCTTCACACACTATGAACATAACTCCTTCAGTCAAGACccacccttccttccacacACCTCATCCATTCAtcaaaggagaagaggggacgAACAGGAGGATGTTGAAGGGCATCACCCATCATCACCCCATTAACTCGTGCTGCCACAAATGAAAGATGATGTTCTGAGGAGTCATTGAGGCCACAACACATCTTGAGGGCAACTAAGAGTGCTGCAGCAGCCTGGCACTCAACAGCAGGCACCTCCTTCTTGGCTAGGCCCTCCCATGCTGTCTCCTGTTTGTGCTGGGGGAGCCTCCTCAGGGCAATAACCTCCTCAGCCAAGGTGGAAGTCTCATCTGAAGGACAATACAGGTGACAATGATAGGGGATGGTGCAGGTGAGTGACATAAAGGCTGACAGTGacacaaaattaagagagagagagagagagagagagagagagagagagagagagagagagagagagagagagagagagagagagagagagagagagagagagagagagagagagagagagagagaagagcagagaAGTGTTAATTctcagctaaaaaaaaaaaaaaaaaaaaaaaaagtaaatatactgtacatacaaaacaacaatgaagaaTATACCAGTCTAGTTTCTTTCCTCAACTGAACGTATTAAAAATACCTtcccttacaaacacacacacacacacacacacagcgtagtgtagtggttagcacacttgactcacaatcgagagggccgggttcgagtcccggtaagcggtgaggcaaatgggcaagcctcttaatgtgtggcccctgttcacctagcagtaaataggtacaggatgtaactcgaggggttgtgacctcgctttcccggtgtgtgttgtgtgttgatgtggtctcagtcctacccgaagatcggtctatgagctctgagctcgctccataatggggaagactggctgggtgaccagcaggtgaccaaattgaattacacacacacacacacacacacacacacacacacacacacacacacacacacacacacacacacacacacacacaccaccttcacctACAGGGCAATCTGAGCACAGCCACCAGCTGGCTGATGACGGAGCCAGCTGGAGGGAAAGGAACAGCCtgcagggaaaggaggagagcagTCTGGTAGGTAGCTTtcctgatggtggtggaggagggcacTCTAGGCACCTTGAAGAAAATAGGACAGCTAGGGACGTAGCTCCTCAACACTCGGTTCACTGTGAAATGAGCCGACAGGAAGGGGATGTGGCCGCTTCGACACCATCTAAGGGGAAGAGCAAAAGCTGGTGGGAGGGaagttctggtgtgtgtgtgtgtgtgtgtgtgtgtgtgtgtgtgtgtgtgtgtgtgtgtgtgtgtgttgtgtgtcggttgcctgctggtcacccagccagtcttccccattatggagcgagctcagagctcatagaccgatcttcgggtaggactgagaccacatcaacacactccacacaccaggaaagcgaggccacaacccctcgagttacatcctgtacctattttactgctaggtgaacaggggctacacattaagaggcttgcccatttgcctcgccgtctccaggatttgaacccggacgctctcgagtgtgagtcgagcgtgttaaccactacactatgcggtgtgtgtgtgtgtgtgtgtgtgtgtatttacctaattgtatttacctaattgtaacatacgggaaaagagctatgctcgtgttgtcccgtctccatatctattaatgtccagctttttcttaaaatcatgaatattccttgcgttgaccacttccacgtgtgtgtgtgtgtgtgtgtgtgtgtgtgtgtgtgttatcattgGTGTATGCAatcttcttctatctctatctgtcacataactttataataatTTTGAAGGAGACAGAATGAAGAAGTATGCTAGTTATAGTTATTACATTTAGGACAAATGGTAGAACATCAATctccataatctctctctcttgtcagagTTGTACCTCACCTCAAAATATCCATGAGCAATATGCCTTGCCTGGTGATGAGGACACCCAAATACaggagtgtgaggaggagggaaagcatgTTAGGTAGTGACCACACCTTCCAGGGACTCCATATCCTTTCATAAGTTCTCCCTTTCCTGCTGGTGAAGGAAGTGGCTCTTgtagtctttcttttccttattccctgATCTTGTTCAGAAGAGTTTGTGtgctttgtgtgtgagtgtttataCCTGCTTTGCTTTCTTAGATTATGTGTGCACCACTGTCTCTCCTCCTTGATTTTGTCATGTTTATGTgcgtgtttttgtttcttttccttaatccAGCCCTGtgtcactttcctctcctttaattGGATGTGTGCACTCCTACCTCCATGTGCTTGAGTTGTGATGTaggtctcctcctctccctgatgTGTGTGACTGGTGTATGGACTCCTCTCTCCATTGCTTCCTTTCCGAGTAGCAGCACCCTTCACCCTTGTCCCTTCCTTGACACCCACAGAGAAAAAAGTGTTGAGAGAAATGGCAAAGACAATGGCAAAGTGGCCTTGATATTGTGCTACTGCCTACTAGTGATgcaacatggtggtggtggtgatggcatgaTATAGGACAATATCTTTTACTGTCTCCTGGTTATGGTGGGAttagcagtaatggtggtgaagggTACGAAGCAGCTAACCTTATTTCACTTATACTTTACATACCACTAGTAGAGGAATTGTAGCTAGATTCAAGGAAATGTTTCTCTAACCATCACCAAGGTACTGTACAAGAAATCTCCCTTCACCttatccccttccctcttccactcctctGAGCTCCAGCCACAGTGACCTTTCATAAGAGGCATGGATGTTTGGTTCCTTCTCTGTGCTTTTGTCTTCCTATGAAGTGAGAGAAATAGACATTTTGAATATGACATGACAGAGAGTGAAAGTGACTAGGACTCTGTCAGGATATAGACAttaaaaggaattaaaaaaaaaaaaaaaaaaaaaaaaaaaaaaaaagatgaaagaaagtgtAAGATGTAAGAGAATGATATCAAAGTGATGGATACAGTGGGAAAATACAGGTAAAAttaacataaatacatatactgtatatgaaatttaggaaaaagaagagaaaggagagattgGAGAGAATGAAACTAGAAATGTGAAGAtggtataaagagaaaaaacatataaaagagagagagagagagagagagagagagagagagagagagagagagagagagagagagagagagagagagagagagagacctcataTCATTCCTTCACTGACAGTATAtacaatacagaaaaaaaaaaaaaaaaaaaaaaaaaaaaaaaaaaaaggcaattaagaatgaaggaatacactaaaatacacAATAATCTACTAATTCTGTCCCTTACTTATgacaaaaggatgaaaaatagtcTTAGGTAAGTAAGGCTCTTATGACCCAGTGACCCATTGTGACCTGGTGAGGGAGTGGGAGTCCCGTGGGTGGTGTGGCTGGTACTCCTGGTCTGACCCACTGGAGGCTGAgatgtcctctttctcctcctcctcaagtgaCAGGTCCTCATAATGAATGTGAGCCACCTGTGGGTGACATAAGAACACTAGAGAAGCTGCAAGGAGTCACCAGGGCCACACATGGTGGTTCCTACAGAAAACCTACATATCTACATCACTATCTATAAGGCttatctaagtgtgtgtgtgtgtgtataataaagTAGTTTTCTtaataattggaaaaaaaagactggaGACTGGTATAGTAATGACCCATCTTATACATGTCAACCTTTATtttgataagtgtagatatctGAAATGCACTCTGTATGAGGTATCGTGATAGCTAGAggcaaagtacacacacacacacacacacacacacacacacacacacacacacaaagtccagtgaaggtaaatataaactgtagcctgcgtttgagccatcagctggtttgtttacatctgagcaacatggcggccgtgaactcgaaagatgaatcagacttcacagggtttcaaggaataatggagaagagcgcttatgtgaagaaaattctggagttagaaggtaaaattgaaaaactgtttgaaaagtatgggggcctggaaacgagttatgacaatgtaaagaaagactgtgccgatatgaagaaggaaaatgaagcactgaaagaggaagttaagctaattaaagtgaattgcgaaaaatgtggagaatctctaggaaaagtgatggagaagcaggctgaatggaaaaaaagtcaggaagtggaaagaaaggaggtaaattacaaagttgcaagtctggaaaaggaaatcaaagagtctgggagaaaactttgggccttgctgaaattatagatcaacagatcatagaagagaagatagctgagaaagtggtgaaggttattaagtcaaatgagacattggtgagggaaactgtagacaaaagagatgtgtggtgatatttggtgtggaggaggataagacaccgagtaaaatggaga
The window above is part of the Portunus trituberculatus isolate SZX2019 chromosome 31, ASM1759143v1, whole genome shotgun sequence genome. Proteins encoded here:
- the LOC123511588 gene encoding uncharacterized protein LOC123511588 isoform X2, with protein sequence MREENTGVLRLINILKKSSMSSPGGRCHRATHRRSAATDKNTSTSVFPKTTAATTVDAKKGKKCLERPVLGSHDKDFPSRPTAGWRAACELHRRSSRLKERQHVAHIHYEDLSLEEEEKEDISASSGSDQEYQPHHPRDSHSLTRKTKAQRRNQTSMPLMKGHCGWSSEEWKREGDKEGTRVKGAATRKGSNGERSPYTSHTHQGEEETYITTQAHGGRSAHIQLKERKVTQGWIKEKKQKHAHKHDKIKEERQWCTHNLRKQSRYKHSHTKHTNSSEQDQGIRKRKTTRATSFTSRKGRTYERIWSPWKVWSLPNMLSLLLTLLYLGVLITRQGILLMDILRWCRSGHIPFLSAHFTVNRVLRSYVPSCPIFFKVPRVPSSTTIRKATYQTALLLSLQAVPFPPAGSVISQLVAVLRLPYETSTLAEEVIALRRLPQHKQETAWEGLAKKEVPAVECQAAAALLVALKMCCGLNDSSEHHLSFVAARVNGVMMGDALQHPPVRPLFSFDEWMRYLVEVAWLSRQVNPLCEAIAPPPVLAKPLETKLMADLAHLLTFCSTDPAASIPDLENYPNMRRQLEGLGLPLEKLWQAHIIALSAPHDPLLGTLERYVERYTSSSSSSTTRHRHQQESSTRLLRRAQELLQTTFSSTQLFWTQHLHQIQQQLKEHGSSLCLKPVKYPHSLCPLPLKPDGKRRHYTKATANTRHRERKHTHSVATGSSQGMRGVLDERHTVNTSDLVNNSSSCVGVQVKSTPAASLCRALQYRQDSLATSGRKRCHTSSQKSYIRNGKVCQCKNMKRLDKKDQYWRDWNCVHTQSMYSWGKQKYNLMDRKDSCMEEQCGKNHIPNCTTKYGKRNSMKERKKSSQGKQHREGCCHKNTEDFPPQNRNINKPKNSHERHCTLISAEICSHKEEERINYDKGAHIIKRNSRNFKFLHGGYFPVYKNQAKENSEGFSVPAGKNKNKTTAKGENKGSGVSCASEYTRGQRSHITKDLMRKGMNRSTNKSTNFLYMPIEKDTSSKSRYPPGEEDGSQRRNTGIPYTIPHSPEDKVYPWRKKEAHPSTSLSSDDEDAITSSTSSHTSSNSSILAHESLDQLLKDGTSATVLSHTLFVPVPAYRMWQGLDITKDKWKQVWSGLPRSYRCVVEVLVALCGMTCRELLEEVQAMEKMVEIYSSLLFLFPNAL
- the LOC123511588 gene encoding uncharacterized protein LOC123511588 isoform X3; this encodes MTLDGDEEADSSGVEADEVLVKAYCAVLHEWCAALQVLLGRQGDARHALLLSPTVAGLWALFLKRRELLRPLQRQAQTRDMREENTGVLRLINILKKSSMSSPGGRCHRATHRRSAATDKNTSTSVFPKTTAATTVDAKKGKKCLERPVLGSHDKDFPSRPTAGWRAACELHRRSSRLKERQHVAHIHYEDLSLEEEEKEDISASSGSDQEYQPHHPRDSHSLTRKTKAQRRNQTSMPLMKGHCGWSSEEWKREGDKEGTRVKGAATRKGSNGERSPYTSHTHQGEEETYITTQAHGDETSTLAEEVIALRRLPQHKQETAWEGLAKKEVPAVECQAAAALLVALKMCCGLNDSSEHHLSFVAARVNGVMMGDALQHPPVRPLFSFDEWMRYLVEVAWLSRQVNPLCEAIAPPPVLAKPLETKLMADLAHLLTFCSTDPAASIPDLENYPNMRRQLEGLGLPLEKLWQAHIIALSAPHDPLLGTLERYVERYTSSSSSSTTRHRHQQESSTRLLRRAQELLQTTFSSTQLFWTQHLHQIQQQLKEHGSSLCLKPVKYPHSLCPLPLKPDGKRRHYTKATANTRHRERKHTHSVATGSSQGMRGVLDERHTVNTSDLVNNSSSCVGVQVKSTPAASLCRALQYRQDSLATSGRKRCHTSSQKSYIRNGKVCQCKNMKRLDKKDQYWRDWNCVHTQSMYSWGKQKYNLMDRKDSCMEEQCGKNHIPNCTTKYGKRNSMKERKKSSQGKQHREGCCHKNTEDFPPQNRNINKPKNSHERHCTLISAEICSHKEEERINYDKGAHIIKRNSRNFKFLHGGYFPVYKNQAKENSEGFSVPAGKNKNKTTAKGENKGSGVSCASEYTRGQRSHITKDLMRKGMNRSTNKSTNFLYMPIEKDTSSKSRYPPGEEDGSQRRNTGIPYTIPHSPEDKVYPWRKKEAHPSTSLSSDDEDAITSSTSSHTSSNSSILAHESLDQLLKDGTSATVLSHTLFVPVPAYRMWQGLDITKDKWKQVWSGLPRSYRCVVEVLVALCGMTCRELLEEVQAMEKMVEIYSSLLFLFPNAL
- the LOC123511588 gene encoding uncharacterized protein LOC123511588 isoform X4 → MPLMKGHCGWSSEEWKREGDKEGTRVKGAATRKGSNGERSPYTSHTHQGEEETYITTQAHGGRSAHIQLKERKVTQGWIKEKKQKHAHKHDKIKEERQWCTHNLRKQSRYKHSHTKHTNSSEQDQGIRKRKTTRATSFTSRKGRTYERIWSPWKVWSLPNMLSLLLTLLYLGVLITRQGILLMDILRWCRSGHIPFLSAHFTVNRVLRSYVPSCPIFFKVPRVPSSTTIRKATYQTALLLSLQAVPFPPAGSVISQLVAVLRLPYETSTLAEEVIALRRLPQHKQETAWEGLAKKEVPAVECQAAAALLVALKMCCGLNDSSEHHLSFVAARVNGVMMGDALQHPPVRPLFSFDEWMRYLVEVAWLSRQVNPLCEAIAPPPVLAKPLETKLMADLAHLLTFCSTDPAASIPDLENYPNMRRQLEGLGLPLEKLWQAHIIALSAPHDPLLGTLERYVERYTSSSSSSTTRHRHQQESSTRLLRRAQELLQTTFSSTQLFWTQHLHQIQQQLKEHGSSLCLKPVKYPHSLCPLPLKPDGKRRHYTKATANTRHRERKHTHSVATGSSQGMRGVLDERHTVNTSDLVNNSSSCVGVQVKSTPAASLCRALQYRQDSLATSGRKRCHTSSQKSYIRNGKVCQCKNMKRLDKKDQYWRDWNCVHTQSMYSWGKQKYNLMDRKDSCMEEQCGKNHIPNCTTKYGKRNSMKERKKSSQGKQHREGCCHKNTEDFPPQNRNINKPKNSHERHCTLISAEICSHKEEERINYDKGAHIIKRNSRNFKFLHGGYFPVYKNQAKENSEGFSVPAGKNKNKTTAKGENKGSGVSCASEYTRGQRSHITKDLMRKGMNRSTNKSTNFLYMPIEKDTSSKSRYPPGEEDGSQRRNTGIPYTIPHSPEDKVYPWRKKEAHPSTSLSSDDEDAITSSTSSHTSSNSSILAHESLDQLLKDGTSATVLSHTLFVPVPAYRMWQGLDITKDKWKQVWSGLPRSYRCVVEVLVALCGMTCRELLEEVQAMEKMVEIYSSLLFLFPNAL
- the LOC123511588 gene encoding uncharacterized protein LOC123511588 isoform X1, giving the protein MTLDGDEEADSSGVEADEVLVKAYCAVLHEWCAALQVLLGRQGDARHALLLSPTVAGLWALFLKRRELLRPLQRQAQTRDMREENTGVLRLINILKKSSMSSPGGRCHRATHRRSAATDKNTSTSVFPKTTAATTVDAKKGKKCLERPVLGSHDKDFPSRPTAGWRAACELHRRSSRLKERQHVAHIHYEDLSLEEEEKEDISASSGSDQEYQPHHPRDSHSLTRKTKAQRRNQTSMPLMKGHCGWSSEEWKREGDKEGTRVKGAATRKGSNGERSPYTSHTHQGEEETYITTQAHGGRSAHIQLKERKVTQGWIKEKKQKHAHKHDKIKEERQWCTHNLRKQSRYKHSHTKHTNSSEQDQGIRKRKTTRATSFTSRKGRTYERIWSPWKVWSLPNMLSLLLTLLYLGVLITRQGILLMDILRWCRSGHIPFLSAHFTVNRVLRSYVPSCPIFFKVPRVPSSTTIRKATYQTALLLSLQAVPFPPAGSVISQLVAVLRLPYETSTLAEEVIALRRLPQHKQETAWEGLAKKEVPAVECQAAAALLVALKMCCGLNDSSEHHLSFVAARVNGVMMGDALQHPPVRPLFSFDEWMRYLVEVAWLSRQVNPLCEAIAPPPVLAKPLETKLMADLAHLLTFCSTDPAASIPDLENYPNMRRQLEGLGLPLEKLWQAHIIALSAPHDPLLGTLERYVERYTSSSSSSTTRHRHQQESSTRLLRRAQELLQTTFSSTQLFWTQHLHQIQQQLKEHGSSLCLKPVKYPHSLCPLPLKPDGKRRHYTKATANTRHRERKHTHSVATGSSQGMRGVLDERHTVNTSDLVNNSSSCVGVQVKSTPAASLCRALQYRQDSLATSGRKRCHTSSQKSYIRNGKVCQCKNMKRLDKKDQYWRDWNCVHTQSMYSWGKQKYNLMDRKDSCMEEQCGKNHIPNCTTKYGKRNSMKERKKSSQGKQHREGCCHKNTEDFPPQNRNINKPKNSHERHCTLISAEICSHKEEERINYDKGAHIIKRNSRNFKFLHGGYFPVYKNQAKENSEGFSVPAGKNKNKTTAKGENKGSGVSCASEYTRGQRSHITKDLMRKGMNRSTNKSTNFLYMPIEKDTSSKSRYPPGEEDGSQRRNTGIPYTIPHSPEDKVYPWRKKEAHPSTSLSSDDEDAITSSTSSHTSSNSSILAHESLDQLLKDGTSATVLSHTLFVPVPAYRMWQGLDITKDKWKQVWSGLPRSYRCVVEVLVALCGMTCRELLEEVQAMEKMVEIYSSLLFLFPNAL